A single window of Sparus aurata chromosome 12, fSpaAur1.1, whole genome shotgun sequence DNA harbors:
- the ptpn13 gene encoding tyrosine-protein phosphatase non-receptor type 13 isoform X4: MHVSLAEALEVRGGPLQEEEVWAVLSQSAESLQELFHKDPTAMGFIISPWSLLLMPSGNISFTDEYVTQQDLRAFTAPEVLEGVSLSSVADVEKMHMYSLGMTLFWGADYEIPQSQPMKLGEHLNSLLLNMCDDITLSRMSLRTVLDICSKHIRNSTCDPPFSYIRKLVRLVLGSLSQLDGLLTDRESLPERSKEIRERLRGKGLPSGRSAAPRVLERYRARTQEQTSLNRGLSRSMGSLPIQDLLKGDEGAAQQYSPSDYHPNSESPTELYPKPPSLQHQHSYPYLHPFHPQQKGRPVELDRRSLPFHSGEISLSQARKTWASSVDLAYIDPEALRFGALEDARRGSSAISTHSMGRVKSPLRASRERESRYPEFGGLKSRKPHHHSALSVGSGLPGAYDRIKERQRKLQVLRQAVDDPVHTHQRYHSDYSSSSESPSVTSSDPDYRHAKKPGDVRRYGSQLALSSEHDALSLTSHNAHRLRQYEGAADEGLAGAELLLQKQEEEVQRLQAHLASRLSRANLYPTDDTLAPARTSMLDLRDPLYTSSVPLRKPKIFHGPEFVKMASEPCVALSVPSSIMKRGKVEEVQRKVVVVLLNSQKLELSCDIKAVCKDVLDMVVAHIGLVEHNLFGLAYLRDNEFFFVDPDAKLTKVAPEGWKEDPKKKKSDVPFNLFLRIKFFLDDVSLIQHAMTKHQHYLQLRKDILEERVRCDTENAMILASLALQAEFGDYQPELHGKTYYRLEHYLPVSVLDKVNQATIKDELPKLHSNYYGASESETEFEFLKVSQRLTEYGVHFHRVLPEKRSQTGIMMGVYCKGVLIFEVLNGNRTAVLRFPWRETKKISFIRKKICLQNTSDGIKHLFQTDSNKTCQYLLQLCSDQHKFHLQMKARQNNQELQDLENCPLTSLQYSLDPRGGDSVGRTVSSGSLAPSLSTRSNPDHLKRISYSEVALNKAPSGPILVQDELHFPGFNPAASTVLSNPRIMSRSHHNLGQMPESPEHQVAESYRGQNQAQPNQLASHFQQHQRASSDTDSLAHQQNKSFSTVTHSSPAWSLNRSKKESDSSSIEDTGHAYVVGVSMHNSSGVPSTPASINDSFKKKLSALPSPEREITTVNLKKDVKYGLGFQVVGGENSGRMDLGTIISSITPGGPADVNGCLKPGDRLISVNDVKLQGLSHASTIDILQNAPDDVTLVVSQPKERLYKESSPGYVPYQAKSALKALNSGQRRELDFDTSSEEQVGTGSPSPPLHSAGSPSSTSSPVHQHTGSQDSRTSGVTKISQPPAANGVQQCLERAAAAATATQLHRPEPNVGLDPMPPALPPKTRKAKVSEAPKVSEHSDRGDSDMDEETYSSSQEKLKVKKGGVNTTVRHGGIYVKAIIPKGAAELDGRIQKGDRVMAVNGKSLEGATHQQAVEALRDTGQTVHLLLQKGHLPTDSVHAPLTPQCTPPSADSDQDQSKNKEQPLEVKEKPEYSFVTPDNVFEVCLLKNTSGLGFSFSREESIPDEPHGSSMVRVKKLFPGQPAAESGRINVGDVIMRVNQTSLKGLSQHEVISALRGTGQEVTLLLCRPEHGVLPEMDTSALTPMSSPRKELVTQPESSLSFGKTSPPQGKQSKCAVEEALERLRLKTPGRHNSYSDSTDGDEEVEEAFSPSTVDNNRQTWDRSVYHTPSSNLGLGRYDSTGHLDDTIHSAFYSPNLSMTRSDLSKRCPSSPVDVESPALPMVSSPSAPSPDPLPPPLPLPLNLTFAGNGQDIEEFVPEVELKVSLVKSEKGSLGFTLTKGNDHGCYIHDIVQDPAKGDGRLRPGDRMIMVNNTDVGNMGHTEVVNLVRAAPRVVDLVVGRVLEAPKPPIEAHLLPDICFKGSQEPLGLVLDGGSDSIYSVLFVKDIVPGSVAFEEGSLRSLDLIHYINGAPTQDLTLSESTRLLELSLDDLSLKATRDGKPVSPGQKSVSFLNNNISPKVSSSMNGFLKEDPQDPECLAALCPSEEEIITLDLEKPHAGGLGFSVIGGERGIFVKSITPGGVAESSSKLQVGDRLLKVNEELMTGVSHTKAVTTIRKAKGLVHLVVSRPPDQNPNTYLDYLPINSDKCNGNTDMSEDSGVKTKLRALHDELKSGNYPSLPPADYEEDGPRETEHSAELSEDTDCDGSSLPEDSPESSRKVEWQEESVDDPRNENYLQMGAGQPEEDEITWGSDELPIENMNSKSRDDGPIITEDELTSLPLVKVVPDGQYTGAKLNTVVRMMRGLLEQKVPLQEFENLQNLQPLDDCLIGQTKENKKKNRYKNIVPFDTTRVVLGKDGGYINANFIKMSVKDEDYLYIACQGPLPTTLGDFWQMVWEQKSNVIAMMTQEVEGGKVKCQRYWPDTPRTAEMVDDRLQITLIKDQYLDNFVIRLIEVKDIQTNEIQRVTHLNYTGWPDHGTPTQPEQLLTFISYMRHVHRSGPIITHCSAGIGRSGTLICIDVVLGLIGKDADFDISDVVRNMRLQRQGMVQTEDQYIFCYQVILYVLRCLQAEENISG; the protein is encoded by the exons CCTATGAAGTTGGGGGAACACCTGAACAGCCTGCTTCTCAACATGTGTGATGATATTACATTGAGTCGAATGTCGTTGCGCACGGTGCTGGAcatctgcagcaaacacattagAAATTCGACTTGTGACCCTCCCTTCTCCTATATCAGAAAACTGGTCCGGTTGGTGCTGGGCAGCCTTTCCCAG CTGGACggtctgctgactgacagagAGTCTCTTCCAGAGCGGAGTAAGGAGATTCGGGAGAGGTTGCGGGGCAAAGGATTGCCCTCAG GGAGGAGTGCTGCCCCCAGGGTTCTGGAACGCTACCGAGCCAGGACTCAGGAGCAGACGTCTCTTAACAGGGGCCTCAGTCGCTCCATGGGCTCTCTGCCAATCCAGGACCTGTTAAAGGGCGACGAGGGGGCAGCCCAACAGTATTCCCCGTCTGACTATCACCCTAACTCTGAATCCCCCACAGAACTTTACCCCAAACCCCCCTCACTCCAGCACCAGCACTCATATCCCTATCTACACCCCTTTCACCCTCAGCAGAAGGGCCGGCCTGTGGAACTTGACAGGAGGTCTTTACCCTTCCACAGTGGAGAAATAAGCCTCAGCCAGGCTCGGAAGACCTGGGCTTCCTCTGTGGACTTGGCTTACATTGACCCAGAGGCTCTTCGTTTTGGGGCTTTGGAGGATGCGCGCAGGGGCAGCAGTGCCATAAGTACCCACTCGATGGGCAGGGTCAAATCACCCTTGCGGGCATCTAGAGAGAGGGAATCTCGTTACCCCGAGTTTGGTGGGCTGAAGAGCAGGAAGCCTCATCACCACTCAGCCTTATCGGTAGGCTCGGGCCTCCCTGGCGCCTATGACAGGAtaaaggagagacagagaaagctTCAGGTGCTGAGGCAAGCAGTGGATG ATCCAGTCCACACCCACCAGAGGTACCACAGTGATTACAGTTCATCAAGCGAGAGCCCCTCGGTGACCTCCTCAGATCCAGACTACAGGCATG CTAAGAAACCAGGCGACGTGAGGAGGTATGGCTCCCAGCTGGCACTTTCCTCTGAACATGACGCCCTGTCACTGACGAGTCACAATGCACACAGGCTCAG GCAGTATGAAGGGGCAGCTGATGAAGGTCTGGCAGGAgcagagctgctcctccagaagcaagaggaggaggtgcagagaCTTCAGGCCCACCTGGCCAGCAGGCTGTCCAGGGCTAACCTCTACCCCACAGATGACACCCTAGCCCCAGCTCGCACTTCCATGCTTGACCTCCGAGACCCTCTTTACACCTCCTCCGTGCCTCTGCGCAAACCTAAG ATCTTCCATGGGCCTGAGTTTGTGAAGATGGCCAGTGAGCCCTGTGTTGCCTTATCTGTTCCCTCTTCAATAATG AAACGTGGTAAGGTGGAGGAAGTGCAGAGGAAGGTGGTTGTGGTGCTGCTGAACAGCCAAAAGCTGGAGCTGAGCTGTGACATCAAGGCGGTGTGTAAAGACGTTCTTGATATGGTGGTTGCCCACATCGGGCTTGTGGAGCACAACCTCTTTGGCCTAGCATACCTCAGAG ATAATGAGTTTTTCTTCGTTGATCCTGATGCCAAACTAACCAAAGTGGCCCCGGAGGGATGGAAGGAGGATCCtaagaagaaaaaatctgacGTGCCTTTTAATCTTTTCTTACGCATCAAATTCTTCCTTGATGACGTCAGCCTGATACA GCATGCTATGACCAAACACCAGCACTACCTGCAGCTGAGGAAGGATATCTTGGAGGAGAGGGTGCGCTGCGACACAGAAAATGCCATGATCCTTGCTTCTCTGGCACTGCAGGCTGAGTTTGGTGACTACCAACCTGAG CTTCACGGGAAGACTTATTATAGGCTGGAGCACTACCTGCCGGTGTCGGTCCTGGATAAGGTGAACCAGGCGACCATTAAGGATGAGCTGCCCAAACTTCACAGCAACTACTATGGAGCATCTGAGTCTGAgactgagtttgaatttctcaaG gtgagccAGAGGCTGACGGAGTATGGCGTCCATTTCCATCGGGTGCTTCCTGAAAAGAGGTCGCAGACAGGCATTATGATGGGTGTCTACTGCAAGGGGGTGCTCATCTTTGAGGTCCTTAACGGAAATCGGACGGCGGTGCTAAGGTTCCCCTGGAGGGAGACAAAAAAGATTTCCTTTATA AGAAAGAAGATCTGCCTTCAGAACACATCAGATGGGATTAAGCACCTGTTTCAGACAGACAGCAACAAGACCTGTCAGTATCTGCTACAGCTCTGCTCTGATCAGCACAAGTTCCACCTGCAGATGAAGGCCCGTCAAAATAACCAGGAGCTTCAAGACCTAG AGAACTGCCCCTTGACCAGTTTGCAGTATTCCCTCGATCCTCGCGGTGGAGACTCAGTGGGTAGGACCGTGAGCTCAGGCAGCCTTGCCCCTAGCCTGTCGACACGCTCCAACCCAGACCACCTGAAGAGGATCTCCTACTCGGAGGTGGCCCTCAACAAGGCACCGTCTGGCCCAATATTGGTCCAGGATGAGCTTCACTTTCCAGGTTTCAATCCAGCGGCCTCCACGGTCCTTTCCAATCCACGGATAATGAGCCGCTCCCACCACAACCTCGGACAAATGCCAGAGTCTCCAGAGCACCAAGTGGCGGAGTCGTATCGTGGCCAGAATCAGGCACAACCCAACCAACTGGCCTCTCACTTCCAGCAGCACCAGAGAGCCAGCTCAGACACAGACTCCCTCGCACACCAACAGAATAA ATCCTTTAGCACAGTGACCCACAGCAGCCCAGCCTGGAGTCTAAACAGGTCCAAAAAGGAATCTGACTCTTCTTCCATAGAGGACACTGGCCATGCATATGTTGTAG GTGTCAGTATGCACAATTCCTCTGGAGTGCCTTCGACCCCAGCCTCTATCAACG ACTCATTCAAAAAGAAGCTCAGTGCCTTACCGTCTCCAGAGAGAGAAATCACAACTGTAAACCTGAAGAAAGATGTGAAATATGGCCTGG GGTTTCAGGTCGTAGGAGGGGAGAACTCTGGTCGTATGGACCTTGGTACTATCATTAGCTCCATCACTCCTGGAGGTCCTGCTGATGTCAATGGCTGCCTCAAACCTG GTGACCGGTTGATTTCAGTGAATGACGTGAAGCTGCAAGGGCTCTCTCATGCCTCCACGATCGATATCCTCCAAAATGCTCCTGATGACGTCACTCTGGTGGTGTCACAGCCCAAAGAGAGGCTCTACAAAG AATCTTCTCCGGGTTATGTTCCCTACCAAGCCAAGTCTGCTTTGAAGGCACTTAACTCTGGCCAGAGACGAGAACTAGACTTTGACACCTCATCAGAGGAGCAGGTGGGAACGGGAAGCCCGAGCCCTCCTCTCCACAGCGCTGGCTCACCAtcatccacctcctccccaGTCCATCAGCACACCGGTTCTCAGGACTCCAGGACAAGTGGTGTTACTAAAATCAGCCAGCCCCCTGCTGCTAATGGAGTTCAGCAGTGTCTAGaaagagctgcagctgctgccacaGCTACCCAACTTCACAGACCAGAACCTAACGTGGGTTTGGATCCTATGCCACCGGCTCTGCCACCCAAAACTAGGAAAGCTAAAGTGTCAGAAGCTCCTAAAGTGTCCGAGCATTCTGACAGGGGGGATTCAGACATGGATGAGGAGACTTATTCCAGTAGTCAAGAGAAGCTCAAAGTCAAAAAG GGCGGAGTCAACACAACTGTTCGACATGGAGGCATCTACGTCAAAGCCATCATACCGAAAGGAGCTGCTGAGCTCGATGGACGGATACAGAAAG GTGATCGCGTGATGGCCGTCAATGGAAAAAGTCTGGAGGGAGCCACTCATCAGCAGGCGGTAGAGGCTCTCAGAGACACTGGGCAG ACGGTGCACTTGTTGCTGCAGAAGGGTCACCTGCCTACAGACAGTGTCCATGCTCCCCTCACACCTCAGTGCACTCCGCCAAGTGCTGACAGCGACCAAGACCAGAGCAAGAACAAAGAGCAGCCGCTTGAGGTCAAAGAAAAACCAGAGTACAGCTTTGTTACACCAG ATAACGTGTTTGAGGTGTGTCTGCTGAAGAACACATCAGGGCTGGGCTTCAGTTTCAGTCGGGAGGAGAGCATCCCCGACGAACCCCACGGCTCCAGCATGGTTCGGGTTAAAAAGCTCTTTCCTGGCCAACCGGCTGCAGAGAGCGGTCGCATCAACGTGGGCGACGTCATTATGCGGGTCAATCAAACCTCCCTCAAAGGACTCTCACAACAT GAGGTGATATCAGCTTTGCGGGGAACAGGACAGGAGGTGACTTTGCTCCTCTGTAGACCTGAACATGGGGTTCTTCCTGAAATGGACACTTCAGCTTTA ACGCCCATGTCATCACCCCGAAAGGAACTGGTGACCCAGCCAGAATCCAGCCTGAGCTTCGGCAAGACATCCCCTCCTCAAGGCAAGCAGAGTAAATGTGCGGTGGAGGAGGCCCTGGAGAGGCTGCGGCTCAAAACTCCCGGCCGACACAACAGCTACAGTGACAGCACCGACGGggacgaggaggtggaagaAGCCTTCAGCCCGAGCACTGTGGATAACAATAGGCAAACTTGGGATCGAAGCGTCTACCACACCCCCAGCAGCAACCTGGGACTGGGACGCTATGACAGCACTGGCCACCTGGACGACACCATCCACTCAGCCTTTTACTCCCCCAACCTGTCAATGACGAGATCAGACCTCAGCAAGAG GTGTCCTTCTTCCCCTGTGGATGTTGAGTCACCTGCCCTGCCTATGGTGTCCTCCCCCTCTGCCCCAAGCCCAGATCCCCTGCCTCCTCCACTGCCTCTGCCCTTAAACCTCACCTTTGCAGGCAACGGACAGGACATAGAAGAATTTGTCCCG GAAGTCGAGCTAAAGGTCTCCTTGGtgaagtcagaaaagggcagtctGGGCTTTACCCTCACCAAAGGTAACGATCACGGGTGTTACATCCATGACATCGTCCAGGATCCAGCCAAAGGAGATGGAAGGCTCAGGCCCGGGGACCGAATGATTATG GTGAACAACACTGACGTGGGCAATATGGGCCACACCGAGGTGGTTAATCTTGTGCGTGCGGCCCCCCGTGTGGTTGACTTGGTGGTAGGGAGGGTCCTGGAGGCTCCAAAGCCCCCCATAGAAGCCCACCTGCTGCCTGACATTTGTTTTAAGGGCAGCCAAGAACCGCTCG GTTTGGTACTGGATGGTGGCAGTGACAGTATATACAGTGTCTTGTTTGTGAAAGACATTGTGCCGGGTTCAGTGGCCTTTGAGGAGGGAAGCCTGAGATCATTAGATCTGATCCACTACATCAACGGAGCTCCCACCCAGGACCTGACTCTGAGTGAGAGCACCAGACTGTTGGAGCTCTCCCTCGACGACCTCTCTCTCAAGGCCACCAG gGATGGAAAGCCAGTTTCTCCTGGGCAGAAAAGTGTGTCTTTTcttaacaacaacataagccccaAGGTTTCATCCAGCATGAACG GGTTTCTTAAAGAAGATCCACAAGATCCAGAGTGTCTTGCAGCACTTTGTCCTTCAGAG GAGGAGATCATAACGCTGGATCTGGAGAAGCCTCATGCAGGAGGTCTGGGTTTCTCTGTGattggaggagagagggggatcTTCGTCAAGTCCATCACACCAGGCGGAGTCGCAGAGTCCTCAAGCAAACTGCAAGTGGGAGACAGGCTGCTGAAA GTGAATGAGGAACTAATGACAGGAGTGTCCCACACCAAAGCTGTCACCACCATCCGCAAAGCGAAAGGCCTCGTTCACCTCGTAGTGTCCAGACCACCGGACCAGAACCCAAACACATACCTGGACTACCTGCCCATCAACTCTGACAAGTGCAACGGAAACACAG ACATGAGTGAGGACAGTGGGGTGAAGACTAAGCTGCGTGCTCTACATGATGAGCTCAAATCTGGCAACTATCCTTCGTTACCACCAGCAG ACTATGAAGAAGACGGTCCGAGAGAGACGGAGCACAGCGCAGAGCTTTCAGAGGACACAGATTGTGATGGATCTTCTTTACCTGAAGACTCCCCTGAG AGTTCCCGGAAAGTGGAATGGCAAGAGGAGAGTGTTGACGATCCTAGGAACGAAAA CTATCTGCAAATGGGTGCTGGACAGCCAGAGGAAGATGAAATCACATGGGGAAGTGATGAGCTCCCGATTGAAAACATGAACTCCAAATCGAGAGATG ACGGGCCAATCATCACAGAGGATGAGCTGACGTCTTTACCTCTCGTCAAAGTGGTCCCTGACGGCCAGTACACCGGAGCAAAGCTCAACACCGTGGTGCGCATGATGAGAGGCCTGCTCGAGCAGAAGGTCCCACTGCAGGAGTTTGAA AATCTTCAGAACCTCCAGCCTCTGGATGACTGTTTAATAGGCCAGACGAaggagaacaagaagaagaaccgCTACAAGAATATTGTTCCCT TTGACACAACTCGAGTCGTGCTGGGCAAAGATGGCGGCTACATCAACGCCAACTTCATCAAGATGTCGGTGAAGGATGAGGACTACTTGTACATCGCCTGTCAGGGTCCCTTACCCACGACTCTGGGTGACTTCTGGCAAATGGTCTGGGAGCAGAAGTCCAATGTGATCGCCATGATGACCCAGGAAGTAGAGGGAGGGAAGGTGAAATGTCAGCGGTACTGGCCGGACACACCGAGGACAGCAGAGATGGTGGACGACAGGTTACAGATCACGCTGATTAAAGACCAGTATCTCGACAACTTTGTCATCCGACTCATTGAAGTCAAAGACATCCAG accaATGAAATACAGCGTGTAACTCACCTGAACTACACGGGATGGCCCGACCACGGAACGCCCACACAGCCCGAGCAGCTGCTCACATTTATTTCTTACATGAGGCACGTTCATCGATCGGGGCCCATCATCACACACTGCAGTGCAGGCATCGGTCGATCAGGGACCCTCATCTGTATAGACGTGGTTCTGGGTCTCATCGGTAAAGACGCTGAT TTTGATATTTCAGATGTCGTTCGGAACATGAGACTTCAGAGACAGGGAATGGTCCAAACCGAG GACCAATATATTTTCTGCTATCAAGTGATCCTCTATGTCCTCAGATGCCTTCAAGCAGAGGAGAACATCTCAGGATAG